Proteins from one Pantoea cypripedii genomic window:
- a CDS encoding McrC family protein, which translates to MIQVREYARLTTDERATSSPDCAIVKPATLEWLQEVTSGWKGEEPFLLSDGYRALKLGSYVGYLQSPDGEGIEILPKASFGHDNSQQTRMVLQRMLLAALDIRPRVVGPAELMWMNVPLHEWIFSQFLSELQMLITRGLRFDYRRVDEESRFIRGQLQIQRQQLQSPARQHLFHISHDVYSPDRLENRLLKAALSYVLATCKNSENWRLANELSHHMAEIPSQTNPQRELRHWNTSKLMQIYNDVRPWCELILEKMNPNFQQGNHKGVSLLFPMEQLFEKYVGVSLRSHIRKGSQLVSQARSQYLLEHTVGNSHQPQAMFLLKPDLLLRTSNGAQTLDTKWKLIDQTAWQTDKKYNIAQSDLYQMFAYGHKYQNGQGHMMLIYPKHLFFNQSLPPFHYSNTLRVWAVPFCLDSQQLVPGSWQEYFPNLTGQKLMTG; encoded by the coding sequence ATGATACAAGTGCGGGAGTATGCTCGCCTGACCACAGATGAACGCGCAACATCATCTCCGGACTGCGCAATAGTAAAACCTGCGACATTAGAGTGGTTGCAGGAAGTGACCTCAGGCTGGAAAGGTGAGGAACCATTCTTACTGTCTGATGGTTATCGCGCACTGAAATTAGGCAGCTATGTCGGATATCTGCAAAGCCCAGATGGCGAAGGGATTGAAATTTTACCCAAGGCAAGTTTTGGGCATGATAACTCTCAGCAAACGCGCATGGTCCTGCAACGCATGCTGCTGGCCGCATTAGATATTCGACCAAGGGTAGTCGGCCCAGCAGAACTAATGTGGATGAATGTTCCTTTACACGAATGGATTTTTAGTCAGTTCCTGTCTGAGTTACAGATGTTAATCACCAGAGGGTTGCGTTTTGACTATCGCCGTGTAGATGAAGAAAGCCGCTTTATACGTGGTCAATTACAAATCCAGCGCCAGCAACTGCAATCTCCGGCACGTCAGCATCTGTTCCATATCAGCCATGATGTTTATTCCCCGGACCGTCTGGAAAATCGACTACTGAAAGCCGCACTCAGCTATGTGTTGGCAACTTGCAAGAACAGTGAAAACTGGCGACTGGCGAATGAGCTCTCACATCATATGGCTGAGATCCCTTCACAGACAAATCCTCAACGCGAACTGCGTCATTGGAACACTAGCAAGCTTATGCAGATCTACAATGACGTGCGCCCCTGGTGTGAGTTAATCCTTGAGAAAATGAACCCGAATTTTCAGCAAGGCAATCACAAAGGTGTATCGCTCCTGTTCCCGATGGAACAGCTGTTCGAAAAATACGTTGGGGTCTCTCTCAGGTCGCATATACGCAAAGGAAGTCAACTTGTATCACAAGCCCGCTCTCAATATCTGCTTGAGCACACGGTAGGAAATAGTCATCAGCCACAAGCCATGTTCCTGCTTAAACCGGATCTTTTGCTGAGAACGTCGAATGGTGCTCAGACTCTGGATACGAAATGGAAGCTCATTGATCAGACCGCCTGGCAGACAGATAAAAAATATAACATCGCCCAATCCGATCTTTATCAGATGTTTGCATATGGGCATAAGTATCAAAATGGGCAGGGACATATGATGTTGATTTATCCCAAACATTTATTTTTTAATCAGTCATTACCCCCCTTCCACTACTCGAATACATTGAGGGTCTGGGCCGTTCCCTTTTGTCTGGATAGCCAGCAATTGGTTCCGGGTAGCTGGCAAGAATATTTTCCAAACCTCACCGGGCAAAAATTGATGACAGGATGA
- a CDS encoding AAA family ATPase: MSEYSWIPVFKNVSNWIADYENKQQVLVQILREIGVDNGLEDELSDGDREPLKVIDPFTFFATFMKYGVIKRTELFAALLKKAGLQISAPGDFNGVPNAQPLKVWLFPYEKERSADMVPSLWALFHQMRAGKIDGDLFNKILKIPHTGFAKLTECLFYLSPEKYFPVDAQTKHWLKKKGRDLPKENWQSYQELLSWLDTTQSKSYYEISYEAWYENQSSAFSSAIADEYLRTRFPDTRSSTTHLIAYKTDAMRELAFDPGNPPEKKRKIKLFVDEQPTHPDFARFVAYESDKSRNHHLSSHAPSLAKGNAAWAVEISNLEQLITLCDWYATPPAKDLPAMENKEKYVKNHTSLNQILFGPPGTGKTYSTLERAVLLAEPSWYSDLKSQNLSAEQHRQEVKNKYETLCADKRIAFTTFHQSFSYEDFIEGIRAEVAEENQGIKYKIEKGVFKEIADRAAKAVTAKEIGLSQVPDIWKISIGRAHEKEMRDRYIDAGEARIGWNDTGDLSQTFEQRTQEQQEYWSSLSNPNHNALNAFSHDVKVGDVLLCLKNSETVQAVGIVTSGYSFDEGSEESGEYAHVRKVNWVLKDIELNILALNGSTKMVQQTLYPLYRISWHSLIAELDKQHIPTPASFHEVNNVSKRQNYILIIDEVNRGNISRIFGELITLLEPDKRQGGPDERTVILPYSKELFSVPDNLYVIGTMNTADKSLAQLDLALRRRFEFIELMPQPDLLSDISVFGVNVGELLTVMNQRIEILLDRDHTLGHAYFWPLKNVKSEDEKCNLAAEIFEKRIIPLLQEYFFADWERIGWVLNDSEKAPENRFILTGNIERAIDSLFPESISSQLSDRRYRINQSAFSNAASYQGIMPKGGASS, translated from the coding sequence TTTCTGATGGAGACAGAGAACCGCTGAAAGTGATTGATCCTTTCACTTTTTTTGCCACCTTCATGAAATATGGCGTGATCAAACGTACTGAGCTCTTTGCCGCTCTGCTGAAAAAAGCGGGTTTACAAATCTCCGCACCTGGCGATTTTAATGGTGTTCCAAACGCACAGCCACTCAAAGTCTGGCTCTTTCCTTATGAGAAAGAGCGCTCTGCCGATATGGTACCCAGTCTTTGGGCATTGTTTCATCAGATGCGTGCGGGGAAAATCGATGGTGATCTGTTCAATAAAATTCTGAAGATACCTCATACCGGTTTCGCCAAACTCACCGAATGTTTGTTTTATTTATCGCCGGAGAAGTATTTCCCTGTTGATGCTCAGACGAAGCATTGGCTCAAGAAAAAAGGGCGTGATCTGCCAAAAGAGAACTGGCAATCCTACCAGGAGTTGTTGTCGTGGCTGGACACTACTCAGTCAAAATCATATTACGAAATATCGTATGAAGCCTGGTATGAGAATCAGAGCAGTGCTTTCTCTTCGGCAATTGCAGATGAATACTTAAGGACCCGTTTCCCTGATACACGATCGTCAACCACACATCTGATTGCTTATAAAACTGACGCAATGAGAGAGCTGGCATTTGATCCAGGTAATCCCCCCGAAAAGAAAAGGAAAATTAAATTATTTGTTGATGAGCAGCCTACGCACCCGGACTTTGCCCGATTTGTAGCCTATGAGAGCGACAAGAGCCGCAACCACCACCTGTCATCACACGCCCCTTCCCTTGCTAAGGGAAATGCGGCATGGGCAGTTGAAATTAGCAACCTTGAGCAGTTAATTACACTATGTGATTGGTATGCAACCCCACCAGCGAAGGATCTACCTGCCATGGAAAATAAAGAGAAATATGTAAAAAATCACACATCTCTGAATCAGATTCTTTTTGGTCCCCCCGGAACAGGTAAAACCTATTCTACGCTGGAACGTGCAGTTTTGCTGGCAGAACCCTCCTGGTATAGCGATTTGAAAAGTCAGAATCTAAGTGCGGAGCAGCATCGGCAAGAGGTCAAAAACAAATACGAAACATTGTGTGCAGACAAACGTATCGCGTTTACCACTTTCCATCAAAGTTTTTCGTATGAGGATTTCATTGAGGGGATCCGCGCTGAGGTAGCAGAGGAAAATCAGGGAATAAAATACAAGATCGAGAAAGGTGTCTTCAAAGAAATTGCCGACCGTGCTGCTAAGGCAGTTACAGCAAAAGAGATCGGGCTCTCCCAGGTGCCAGATATCTGGAAAATCTCTATTGGCCGTGCCCATGAAAAAGAAATGCGTGATCGCTATATCGATGCAGGTGAAGCACGAATTGGCTGGAATGACACAGGTGATTTATCTCAGACCTTCGAGCAAAGGACCCAGGAACAGCAGGAATACTGGAGCTCATTGAGTAATCCCAACCACAATGCCCTTAACGCCTTTTCACATGACGTAAAAGTTGGAGATGTTCTACTGTGTCTGAAAAATTCGGAAACTGTTCAGGCCGTTGGAATTGTTACTTCAGGTTATTCATTTGACGAAGGCTCTGAAGAGTCGGGAGAGTACGCGCATGTGCGCAAGGTAAATTGGGTGTTAAAGGATATTGAACTAAACATCCTTGCACTTAATGGCAGCACAAAAATGGTTCAGCAGACATTGTATCCACTCTATCGGATCAGCTGGCATTCTTTGATTGCTGAGTTAGATAAACAACATATCCCCACGCCTGCCTCTTTTCATGAAGTGAACAACGTAAGCAAACGCCAGAATTACATTTTGATTATTGATGAGGTGAACCGCGGTAATATTTCCCGTATCTTCGGGGAGTTGATTACGTTGCTGGAACCAGACAAACGGCAGGGAGGTCCTGATGAGCGCACAGTCATCCTGCCTTATTCTAAAGAATTGTTCTCGGTGCCTGACAACCTGTATGTCATTGGCACCATGAATACAGCAGACAAGTCATTAGCCCAGCTTGATCTGGCATTACGCCGCCGCTTCGAGTTTATAGAACTGATGCCCCAGCCTGATTTACTGTCAGATATATCTGTATTTGGCGTTAATGTCGGTGAATTGCTGACAGTAATGAATCAACGCATAGAAATCTTACTCGATCGTGATCATACCTTAGGACATGCATACTTCTGGCCGCTGAAGAATGTTAAATCTGAGGATGAAAAGTGCAACCTGGCTGCTGAAATTTTTGAGAAACGCATCATTCCACTGCTGCAAGAGTATTTTTTTGCAGACTGGGAACGCATTGGTTGGGTGCTAAACGATAGCGAAAAAGCACCTGAAAACAGATTTATCCTGACAGGCAATATCGAACGCGCCATTGACAGTTTGTTTCCCGAGTCCATTTCGAGCCAATTGAGCGATCGCAGATACCGGATTAATCAAAGTGCTTTCTCGAATGCCGCATCTTACCAGGGGATTATGCCTAAAGGTGGAGCTTCCAGCTGA